The Corynebacterium suranareeae genome window below encodes:
- a CDS encoding poly(ethylene terephthalate) hydrolase family protein — translation MADNLNKHLSKLSKRGPHRVLVGDMNYAGIPGKIYTPAEGNGIPGVAFGHDWMKPIKYYHQTLRHLASWGIAVAAPNTETGFIPDHKGFASDLESAIQILGGVKLGSGAVTVSPGRLGIVGHGMGGGSAVLASANRDLVRAVGAIYPAKTSPSAIDAAFAAKAPGLIIGSSSLGLFESGEPAKLAANWAGDICYRESEKGNQQGFSEDTMFKLAVGIGRPQTGAQETVRGLLTGFLLHQLADEKKYKAFSEPDAEAKNVTSYFGEELQEHAFPKDTSPFAFLNEK, via the coding sequence GTGGCTGACAATCTGAACAAACACCTATCCAAACTGTCCAAGCGTGGACCGCACCGCGTGCTGGTGGGCGATATGAACTACGCCGGCATTCCGGGAAAAATCTACACCCCCGCAGAAGGAAATGGCATTCCAGGTGTAGCGTTCGGCCACGACTGGATGAAACCCATCAAGTACTATCACCAAACGTTAAGGCACTTAGCATCGTGGGGCATCGCCGTAGCCGCCCCCAACACTGAAACTGGGTTCATCCCCGACCATAAAGGCTTCGCCTCTGATCTTGAATCCGCCATCCAGATTCTCGGTGGAGTGAAACTTGGATCCGGCGCAGTTACCGTCAGCCCTGGCCGCCTCGGTATCGTGGGCCACGGAATGGGTGGCGGATCTGCAGTATTAGCCTCAGCAAACCGTGACTTAGTGCGCGCCGTTGGAGCCATCTATCCAGCGAAAACTTCACCATCAGCAATCGACGCAGCATTCGCAGCGAAAGCTCCCGGCCTAATCATTGGATCCTCCAGCCTTGGGCTATTCGAATCCGGTGAACCTGCAAAACTAGCTGCAAACTGGGCTGGTGATATCTGCTACCGCGAATCCGAAAAAGGCAACCAACAAGGCTTCTCAGAAGACACCATGTTCAAACTTGCCGTAGGAATCGGTCGACCACAAACGGGAGCACAAGAAACCGTCCGTGGTCTTCTCACAGGATTCCTGCTCCACCAGCTTGCCGACGAGAAAAAGTACAAAGCCTTCTCCGAACCAGACGCCGAAGCTAAAAACGTTACCTCCTACTTCGGCGAGGAACTCCAAGAGCACGCCTTCCCAAAGGACACCTCTCCATTCGCGTTCCTCAACGAGAAGTAG
- the alr gene encoding alanine racemase codes for MNLLTTKIDLDAIAHNTRVLKKMAGSAKLMAVVKANAYNHGVEKVAPVIAAHGADAFGVATLAEALQLREIGIAQEILCWIWTPEQDFKAALERNIDLAVISPAHAQALIDSDDQPIRVSIKVETGLHRSGVDESEWEAVFDALAAAPHIEVTGLFTHLACADEPENPETDEQIIAFRRALALARKHGLECPVNHVCNSPAFLTRSDLHMEMVRPGLAFYGLEPVVGLDHGLRPAMTWEAKVSVVKQIEPGQGTSYGLTWRAEDRGFVAVIPAGYADGMPRHAQGRFSVTINGVDYPQVGRVCMDQFVISLGENPHGVQAGAQAVIFGENGHDATDFADRLGTINYEVVCRPTGRTVREYI; via the coding sequence ATGAACTTGTTGACCACCAAAATTGATCTGGATGCCATTGCACATAACACGAGGGTGCTTAAAAAGATGGCGGGTTCAGCGAAGTTAATGGCAGTGGTCAAAGCGAATGCCTATAACCATGGGGTGGAAAAAGTAGCGCCGGTTATTGCAGCTCATGGTGCAGATGCTTTTGGTGTGGCCACATTGGCGGAGGCGTTGCAGCTGCGTGAGATCGGTATAGCTCAGGAAATTTTGTGTTGGATTTGGACTCCGGAACAGGATTTTAAAGCCGCACTTGAGCGAAATATTGATTTGGCTGTTATTTCCCCCGCACATGCGCAGGCTTTGATTGATTCTGATGATCAGCCGATTCGGGTGTCCATCAAAGTTGAGACTGGCCTGCACCGTTCAGGTGTGGATGAATCTGAGTGGGAAGCCGTGTTCGATGCATTGGCTGCAGCGCCACACATCGAGGTCACGGGGCTGTTTACGCACTTGGCGTGCGCAGATGAGCCTGAGAATCCAGAAACAGATGAGCAAATAATTGCTTTTCGACGCGCCCTTGCGCTCGCCCGTAAGCACGGGCTTGAGTGCCCGGTCAACCACGTATGCAACTCTCCCGCATTTTTAACACGTTCTGATCTTCATATGGAGATGGTCCGACCAGGTTTGGCTTTTTATGGATTGGAACCTGTGGTGGGACTGGACCATGGTTTAAGGCCGGCGATGACATGGGAGGCGAAGGTGAGCGTCGTAAAGCAAATTGAACCCGGGCAGGGCACGTCCTATGGCCTGACCTGGCGCGCTGAGGATCGCGGTTTTGTGGCAGTAATACCTGCAGGTTATGCCGATGGCATGCCGAGGCATGCGCAGGGGAGGTTCTCCGTCACGATTAATGGTGTTGATTATCCGCAGGTTGGGCGTGTGTGCATGGATCAGTTTGTGATTTCTTTGGGTGAGAATCCGCATGGTGTCCAAGCAGGTGCGCAGGCTGTGATCTTTGGTGAAAATGGGCATGATGCCACTGATTTTGCAGATCGTTTGGGCACCATCAACTATGAAGTGGTGTGTCGCCCGACTGGCCGAACTGTTCGTGAATACATTTAA
- the tsaE gene encoding tRNA (adenosine(37)-N6)-threonylcarbamoyltransferase complex ATPase subunit type 1 TsaE translates to MKSEFPGSGTRRFETAADTQSFGEELGRHLEAGDVVILDGPLGAGKTTFTQGIARGLQVKGRVTSPTFVIAREHRSEIGGPDLIHMDAYRLLGEDTEDADPIGALDSLDLDTDLDLAVVVAEWGGGLVEQIADSYLLVTIDRETAVQEDPDSEARIFTWEWREGR, encoded by the coding sequence ATGAAATCTGAGTTTCCGGGGTCCGGTACTAGGCGTTTTGAGACCGCCGCCGATACCCAAAGTTTTGGTGAGGAATTGGGACGCCATTTAGAAGCTGGCGATGTGGTGATTTTGGATGGCCCGCTAGGTGCTGGAAAAACGACATTCACCCAAGGTATTGCGCGCGGATTACAAGTTAAGGGGCGGGTCACATCGCCGACGTTTGTGATCGCGAGGGAGCACCGTTCAGAAATTGGTGGGCCCGATCTCATCCACATGGATGCATACCGATTGCTGGGCGAAGACACTGAAGATGCCGATCCGATCGGTGCGCTGGACTCCTTAGACTTGGACACTGATTTGGATTTGGCTGTGGTTGTCGCCGAATGGGGTGGTGGCTTGGTGGAGCAGATCGCTGATTCCTATTTGTTGGTCACCATCGATCGTGAGACCGCTGTGCAGGAAGATCCTGATTCTGAAGCGCGAATTTTCACTTGGGAGTGGCGCGAAGGGCGCTGA
- a CDS encoding aspartate:alanine exchanger family transporter produces MLDFLAANPLIALIVILAIGLAIGQIRVFGLSLGAAAVLFVALAFSTANIDIVIPVIVYQLGLAMFVYVIGLSAGPAFFSEFAKKGWKLTIFMILLLVALIGFAWVLIKTLNLNTAIGTGMFTGALTSTPGMAAVVELIEGIDPSIASDPVIGYSLAYPGAVLGSILVAAVGAKLLKVNHREDARKEGLITAPLVWKGVQLKPGITGRVGDLPRLAGESIIATRIVDDPHSHRLADPDLPITEGMELLINGTEEAVNNAIKALGEERETKIEDTELIYKRVTVSNPDVAGRTVAELDTVAHGFMIARIRQGDSEVVPRPDTVVNYSDRVRVVVAPGRVAEVRKFLGDSEKSLADVNLLPFAIGLSLGLLLGAIPIPLPGGTTMSLGFGGGPIIVGLILGALKHTGPLTWQMPFHANRTISTLGLALFLAGVGTSAGAGFRAALTDSSSLIYMGVGLLITLASALLCAVVGVWVLKLKWDEAMGVAAGTTTNPAIISYLNGQTGTDLANRGYATVYPTAMIGKILGAQLLFLLL; encoded by the coding sequence ATGCTTGATTTCCTAGCTGCGAACCCGCTGATTGCCCTAATTGTCATTTTGGCAATCGGCTTAGCGATAGGACAGATCAGAGTCTTTGGGCTTTCGCTTGGTGCAGCTGCAGTGTTGTTTGTAGCGCTTGCTTTTTCCACTGCAAACATTGACATTGTGATTCCAGTGATCGTGTATCAGCTAGGTTTGGCGATGTTCGTCTATGTCATCGGTTTGTCCGCCGGACCAGCATTTTTCAGTGAGTTCGCCAAAAAGGGCTGGAAACTTACTATTTTCATGATCTTGCTGCTGGTAGCACTCATTGGATTTGCGTGGGTGCTGATCAAAACCCTGAACCTTAATACGGCAATTGGTACAGGCATGTTCACTGGCGCCTTGACCTCCACACCAGGTATGGCAGCAGTGGTTGAACTGATTGAAGGTATCGATCCAAGCATTGCCAGTGATCCAGTTATTGGTTATTCCTTGGCATATCCGGGTGCTGTGCTTGGTTCCATTTTGGTGGCAGCAGTTGGTGCGAAGCTGCTGAAAGTTAATCACCGGGAAGACGCTCGAAAAGAAGGACTGATTACTGCACCATTGGTATGGAAAGGAGTGCAGCTTAAACCAGGAATCACAGGCCGGGTAGGTGATCTTCCACGCCTTGCAGGGGAAAGTATCATTGCTACCCGTATTGTGGACGACCCGCATTCACACCGACTTGCTGACCCCGACCTGCCCATCACCGAAGGCATGGAATTGCTGATCAACGGCACCGAAGAAGCCGTCAACAACGCAATCAAAGCATTAGGCGAAGAACGCGAAACAAAGATTGAAGATACAGAATTAATCTACAAACGCGTCACAGTATCCAACCCGGATGTTGCAGGTAGAACTGTTGCAGAACTTGATACCGTTGCCCACGGATTCATGATCGCACGTATCCGCCAAGGCGATTCAGAAGTTGTTCCACGCCCTGACACGGTGGTCAATTACTCCGATCGCGTTCGTGTGGTGGTGGCTCCAGGCCGTGTGGCTGAGGTACGGAAATTCCTTGGCGATTCTGAAAAATCACTCGCCGATGTCAACTTACTTCCCTTCGCCATCGGCCTTTCTCTCGGCCTGTTGCTTGGCGCCATTCCAATCCCTCTTCCAGGCGGTACCACCATGTCCCTTGGTTTTGGTGGTGGCCCCATCATCGTGGGTCTAATTTTAGGCGCACTCAAACACACCGGACCGTTAACGTGGCAGATGCCTTTCCACGCTAATCGAACGATCTCAACCTTGGGTTTGGCCCTCTTCCTTGCCGGCGTAGGAACCTCCGCGGGTGCAGGTTTTAGAGCAGCGCTTACTGATTCATCCTCACTGATCTACATGGGTGTTGGTCTTCTTATCACCTTGGCATCAGCACTGTTGTGCGCAGTGGTTGGCGTGTGGGTACTCAAGCTGAAGTGGGATGAAGCCATGGGAGTTGCCGCGGGAACAACAACCAACCCCGCGATTATTTCCTATCTCAATGGCCAAACAGGAACAGATCTTGCCAACAGGGGATACGCAACGGTGTACCCCACAGCCATGATTGGAAAAATCCTAGGCGCGCAGTTGTTGTTCTTGCTGCTCTAG
- a CDS encoding alpha/beta fold hydrolase translates to MMKTLGSLNLEEITLTLPLTQDPDDQRTIDVFARIATRRGGEDLPYLVFLQGGPGNESPRPSLNPLNPSWLGVALEEYRVVMLDQRGTGRSTPVGNDILQQPTENVVEYLTHLRADGIVRDAEALREHLGVKQFNLLGQSFGGFTTLHYLSCHADSLDKVFITGGLSAIDRPAEDVYANCYNRMRRNSEVFYRRFPELRETFRGLVDRARAGEIVLPTGEVVSESRLRSLGHLLGSNDGWFDLYNLLELDPMSNAFVHDLAGLLPFGNRNPIYYVLHESSYADGVVTNWAAERVLPQDFREDPTLLTGEHVFKEWADTVPSLKPWKDVALALAQQEWPKLYDAKALENSNATGAAAVYANDVFVPLDFSLETAQHLPGVELFVTSQHEHNGLRASQGTVLKHLFDLAHGREVR, encoded by the coding sequence ATGATGAAAACTCTTGGCTCGCTGAACTTAGAAGAAATCACATTAACCTTGCCGTTGACGCAGGATCCTGACGATCAGCGCACGATTGATGTCTTCGCGCGGATTGCTACTCGTCGTGGTGGGGAAGACCTTCCGTATTTGGTGTTTTTGCAGGGTGGTCCAGGTAATGAATCACCTCGTCCGAGTCTTAATCCTTTAAATCCCAGCTGGTTGGGTGTGGCCTTAGAGGAATATCGGGTGGTTATGCTGGATCAGCGTGGTACGGGGCGTTCCACTCCAGTGGGTAATGATATTTTGCAGCAGCCTACTGAAAATGTGGTGGAGTATTTAACCCATTTGCGTGCTGATGGCATTGTGCGTGATGCAGAAGCGTTGCGGGAGCATTTGGGTGTGAAGCAGTTCAATCTTTTAGGCCAATCCTTTGGTGGGTTTACCACGTTGCATTATCTGTCCTGTCATGCGGATTCTTTGGACAAGGTGTTTATCACTGGTGGTTTGAGTGCTATTGATCGCCCGGCTGAAGATGTCTATGCCAATTGCTATAACCGGATGCGGAGAAACTCGGAGGTGTTTTATCGTCGTTTCCCTGAGTTGCGGGAGACTTTCCGCGGGTTGGTTGATCGTGCGCGCGCCGGGGAGATTGTTCTTCCAACTGGTGAGGTGGTTTCGGAATCCCGGTTGCGTTCTTTAGGGCATTTGTTGGGTAGCAATGACGGCTGGTTTGATCTGTATAACCTGCTGGAATTAGATCCAATGTCTAATGCTTTTGTTCATGATTTGGCAGGGTTACTGCCTTTTGGCAATCGAAACCCAATTTATTATGTGCTCCATGAGTCCTCTTATGCCGATGGGGTGGTAACCAATTGGGCTGCTGAGCGCGTGTTGCCGCAAGATTTCCGTGAGGATCCCACGCTGCTAACGGGTGAGCACGTGTTTAAGGAATGGGCTGATACCGTGCCATCACTTAAACCTTGGAAAGACGTGGCCTTAGCATTGGCTCAGCAAGAATGGCCCAAACTTTATGATGCCAAGGCACTAGAAAATTCAAACGCCACCGGAGCTGCAGCAGTGTATGCCAATGATGTGTTTGTGCCGTTGGATTTCTCTTTAGAAACCGCTCAGCACTTGCCTGGCGTGGAGCTTTTTGTCACCAGTCAGCATGAGCACAATGGGCTTCGCGCCAGCCAAGGCACAGTTTTAAAGCACCTTTTCGACCTTGCCCACGGCCGAGAGGTACGCTGA
- the tsaB gene encoding tRNA (adenosine(37)-N6)-threonylcarbamoyltransferase complex dimerization subunit type 1 TsaB has translation MLVLALDTSTPDLIVGIVDSATGTTLAQTIIEDTRAHNEQLTPTVKKTLLDATLSFSDLDAVVVGCGPGPFTGLRVGMVSGAAFGDALEIPVFGVCSLDAIAHNIGAQDIAHALVATDARRREIYWATYRAGQREQGPDVVAPADLDIGGDVNAISIPSHLVEKLSVDLQEKTLLPGKPAPASLVAVADLTATPKPLVPLYLRRPDAKEPKPKPKSAAIPEVDLS, from the coding sequence GTGTTAGTACTAGCCCTAGACACCTCAACCCCTGATCTCATCGTTGGTATTGTCGATTCCGCCACGGGGACAACGCTTGCCCAAACCATCATCGAGGACACTCGCGCGCACAACGAGCAGCTCACGCCCACCGTTAAAAAGACGCTTCTCGACGCCACCCTAAGCTTTTCAGACCTCGACGCGGTTGTCGTGGGTTGCGGCCCGGGACCGTTTACTGGTCTTCGAGTCGGCATGGTTTCTGGTGCAGCTTTTGGTGATGCCCTAGAAATCCCTGTTTTTGGTGTCTGTTCCCTGGATGCGATTGCTCATAATATTGGTGCCCAAGATATCGCCCATGCTTTGGTTGCAACTGATGCGCGTCGTCGTGAAATTTATTGGGCAACCTACCGTGCAGGTCAGCGCGAACAAGGCCCTGATGTGGTGGCTCCAGCTGACTTGGATATTGGAGGAGATGTTAATGCCATTTCCATTCCATCCCATTTGGTGGAAAAGCTAAGCGTGGATCTCCAGGAAAAAACTCTGCTTCCAGGCAAACCTGCCCCGGCAAGTTTGGTGGCGGTTGCTGATTTAACCGCCACACCCAAGCCTTTGGTTCCGCTGTATCTGCGCAGGCCAGATGCTAAAGAACCCAAACCTAAACCCAAATCCGCAGCCATCCCTGAGGTTGATCTTTCATGA
- the rimI gene encoding ribosomal protein S18-alanine N-acetyltransferase: MSEQFELRELRREDAQRCADLEQILFPGDNPWPRDVFAVEFSHPTNFYIGAFDDDFLVAYAGLAMMGPIDDPEFEIHTIGVDPDYQRKGLGRVLMDQMMHAADSHDGPVFLEVRTDNVPAISMYESFGFNTLAVRKNYYRPSGADAYTMQRPRLSDRNKQSQ, translated from the coding sequence ATGAGTGAACAGTTTGAATTGCGAGAGCTTCGCAGGGAAGATGCCCAGCGGTGTGCAGATTTAGAACAAATCCTGTTTCCTGGGGATAATCCCTGGCCACGTGATGTATTTGCTGTCGAGTTTTCTCATCCCACCAATTTCTACATCGGTGCATTTGATGATGATTTCTTAGTTGCCTATGCAGGGCTTGCCATGATGGGGCCAATCGATGATCCAGAGTTTGAAATCCACACCATCGGCGTAGACCCTGATTATCAACGAAAAGGTCTGGGGCGGGTACTCATGGATCAAATGATGCACGCAGCAGACAGCCACGATGGCCCGGTGTTTTTAGAAGTTCGAACTGACAATGTGCCAGCAATTTCTATGTATGAATCCTTTGGTTTCAACACTCTTGCGGTAAGAAAAAACTACTACCGCCCCTCAGGTGCAGATGCCTACACCATGCAACGTCCACGTCTTAGCGACCGCAACAAGCAATCGCAATAA
- the tsaD gene encoding tRNA (adenosine(37)-N6)-threonylcarbamoyltransferase complex transferase subunit TsaD, which yields MIVLGIESSCDETGVGVVQLDSQGNLEILADAVASSMQEHARFGGVVPEIASRAHLESMVPVMREALREAGVDKPDAVAATVGPGLAGALLVGASAAKAYAAAWDVPFYAVNHLGGHVAVANLEGETLPHSVALLVSGGHTQLLEVEAVGLPMKELGSTLDDAAGEAYDKVSRLLGLGYPGGPVIDKLARRGNPEAIAFPRGLMKKSDSRHDFSFSGLKTAVARFVEAAERNGEVISVEDVCASFQEAVCDVLTFKAVRACRDVGAKVLLLGGGVAANSRLRELAEERCAKAGIELRVPRFNLCTDNGVMIAALAAQRIHEGAKESPISVGTDPSLSVETPQVF from the coding sequence ATGATTGTTTTAGGAATTGAAAGCTCCTGCGATGAAACAGGCGTGGGAGTAGTCCAGCTGGATAGCCAAGGAAACCTAGAAATCCTTGCTGATGCAGTGGCATCCTCTATGCAGGAGCATGCACGTTTCGGTGGTGTTGTGCCAGAAATAGCATCCCGGGCCCACCTGGAATCTATGGTCCCCGTGATGCGTGAAGCGTTGAGGGAGGCGGGCGTCGATAAGCCAGATGCAGTAGCCGCAACCGTGGGGCCTGGTTTGGCGGGCGCACTGCTGGTGGGGGCGAGCGCTGCGAAAGCGTATGCGGCCGCGTGGGATGTGCCGTTTTATGCAGTCAACCACCTGGGCGGACACGTAGCTGTGGCCAATTTGGAAGGTGAAACTTTGCCACATTCGGTGGCGTTGTTGGTTTCTGGCGGACACACTCAGCTCCTTGAGGTAGAAGCGGTGGGCTTGCCCATGAAGGAATTGGGCTCGACGTTGGATGATGCCGCAGGTGAGGCCTATGACAAGGTCTCTCGTCTGCTGGGCTTGGGCTACCCGGGTGGGCCAGTGATTGATAAATTGGCGCGCCGGGGAAATCCAGAGGCCATTGCGTTTCCTCGAGGATTGATGAAAAAGTCCGATTCGCGTCATGATTTCAGCTTCTCTGGGTTAAAAACTGCCGTTGCCCGTTTTGTGGAAGCAGCAGAGCGAAACGGTGAAGTTATTTCCGTGGAAGATGTGTGTGCTTCTTTCCAGGAAGCCGTGTGTGATGTGTTGACGTTTAAGGCTGTGCGCGCGTGTCGTGATGTGGGCGCGAAGGTGTTGTTGCTCGGTGGTGGCGTGGCAGCCAATTCGCGTTTGCGTGAGCTCGCGGAGGAGCGTTGCGCTAAGGCTGGGATCGAATTGCGGGTGCCTCGTTTCAATTTATGCACCGATAATGGTGTGATGATAGCGGCGTTGGCGGCGCAAAGGATCCATGAAGGTGCCAAAGAATCACCAATTTCGGTAGGAACTGATCCTTCTTTGTCCGTTGAGACCCCACAGGTGTTTTAA
- a CDS encoding bifunctional ADP-dependent NAD(P)H-hydrate dehydratase/NAD(P)H-hydrate epimerase: MKPVFSVDQIRRAENTLLGLQADPDELMISAASAVADVALAMLDGPAPATSEEESVLLLVGPGGNGGDALYAGAFLAEEGHHVDALLLGNGKVHQSALAYYESLGGHIIEDFPPHNLYRLVIDGLYGIGGRGGLSPELAVLVESFSSSGISILAIDTPSGVHADTGELPPGVIVTVEGFDDDAPMARQKVATHINADVTITFGGLRRAHAVSPACGEVLLADITIAGGGGKSLSAELAHVQTSDATPQMFASTAWNKPDSLYEQANLKVTAPHLQQIGQHFTVLNMEPGPDHDKYSGGIVGIVAGSDTYPGAAVLAVKAAVRATSSMVRYAGPAVNFVLQVLPEVVATRSVESTGRVQAWVHGPGRGLDAEQSAELGQLLNRPEPLLIDADGLTLLQLSAELRLALTKRTAPTVLTPHKGEFERIAKELRSEGVSIPNAQTDPIGAAQALAKEFDCCVLLKGKFTVVAAHDFVHVVNAGHSWLATPGSGDVLSGLIGAHLAQSYAELNRLPEFFPDVVLSDSAIYTQVAPAVTIHSVAAALSAQTEFGPAPTSAGLIAEAIPAATAKVDFKRIL, from the coding sequence ATGAAACCAGTCTTCTCCGTGGACCAAATCCGACGTGCAGAAAACACACTTCTTGGGCTCCAAGCAGACCCGGATGAGTTGATGATTTCAGCTGCATCCGCGGTGGCAGATGTAGCTTTGGCGATGCTCGACGGGCCTGCACCTGCCACATCCGAAGAGGAATCTGTGCTGTTGTTGGTAGGTCCCGGTGGCAACGGCGGAGATGCGTTATATGCAGGCGCTTTCCTTGCCGAAGAGGGGCATCACGTGGATGCACTGCTGCTGGGAAACGGGAAAGTTCACCAATCTGCGTTGGCGTATTATGAGTCGCTGGGTGGGCATATCATTGAGGATTTCCCGCCACATAACCTCTATCGCCTCGTCATTGATGGGCTGTATGGCATTGGCGGTAGGGGAGGGCTGTCGCCGGAGTTGGCGGTGTTGGTGGAGTCCTTTTCCTCCTCTGGTATTTCGATTTTGGCTATCGATACCCCGTCTGGCGTTCATGCTGATACCGGCGAGCTGCCGCCCGGGGTGATAGTGACCGTTGAGGGTTTTGATGATGACGCCCCCATGGCGCGGCAAAAAGTGGCCACCCACATCAACGCAGACGTCACCATCACCTTCGGTGGTTTGCGCCGAGCACACGCGGTCAGTCCTGCGTGCGGTGAGGTCTTGCTGGCCGATATCACCATTGCCGGTGGTGGCGGTAAGTCGTTGTCTGCTGAATTAGCCCACGTCCAGACGTCAGATGCCACACCTCAGATGTTTGCCTCAACCGCGTGGAACAAACCTGATTCCCTTTATGAACAGGCGAATCTCAAAGTGACGGCTCCGCACCTTCAGCAGATTGGCCAGCATTTCACGGTCTTGAATATGGAACCTGGCCCAGATCATGACAAATATAGCGGCGGAATTGTCGGTATCGTTGCTGGTAGTGATACGTATCCTGGGGCAGCTGTATTGGCGGTTAAAGCAGCGGTGCGTGCAACAAGTTCGATGGTGCGCTACGCCGGGCCGGCGGTGAATTTCGTTTTACAGGTGCTGCCGGAGGTCGTCGCAACGCGTTCTGTGGAGTCCACGGGCCGCGTGCAAGCCTGGGTACATGGACCCGGACGTGGGCTGGACGCGGAGCAATCCGCCGAGCTTGGGCAGTTGCTCAACCGGCCGGAGCCATTGCTTATCGACGCCGACGGCCTCACATTACTCCAACTCTCAGCGGAGCTGCGGCTAGCACTGACTAAGCGCACAGCACCCACAGTGCTAACTCCTCACAAAGGTGAGTTTGAGCGTATTGCTAAGGAGTTGCGTTCGGAAGGGGTTTCGATCCCCAACGCGCAAACTGATCCGATCGGTGCAGCGCAAGCATTAGCCAAAGAGTTTGATTGTTGTGTTTTGCTGAAGGGAAAATTCACAGTTGTTGCAGCGCATGACTTTGTGCATGTGGTCAACGCAGGACATTCGTGGTTGGCAACACCAGGTTCCGGAGACGTGTTATCGGGACTCATTGGTGCGCATTTGGCACAAAGCTATGCGGAGCTGAATCGGCTGCCAGAATTTTTCCCTGATGTCGTGTTGTCTGATTCCGCGATTTATACCCAAGTTGCCCCTGCGGTGACCATTCATTCTGTCGCTGCTGCTTTGTCTGCGCAGACCGAATTTGGCCCAGCCCCCACATCTGCTGGCTTGATCGCAGAAGCCATCCCTGCTGCCACCGCGAAGGTTGATTTCAAACGAATTCTTTAG
- the groES gene encoding co-chaperone GroES → MANVNIKPLEDKILVQINEAETTTASGLVIPDSAKEKPQEATVIAVGPGRFDDKGNRIPLDVKEDDVVIFSRYGGTEIKFGGVEYLLLSARDILAIVEK, encoded by the coding sequence GTGGCAAACGTCAACATCAAGCCGCTAGAGGACAAGATCCTCGTTCAGATCAACGAGGCAGAAACCACCACCGCTTCCGGCCTGGTCATTCCAGATTCCGCAAAGGAAAAGCCACAAGAGGCAACCGTTATCGCAGTCGGCCCAGGCCGTTTCGATGACAAGGGCAACCGCATTCCACTAGACGTCAAGGAAGATGACGTTGTTATCTTCTCCCGTTACGGTGGCACCGAGATCAAGTTCGGTGGCGTAGAGTACTTGCTTCTCTCCGCACGTGACATCCTCGCAATCGTCGAGAAGTAG